Proteins encoded within one genomic window of Salinisphaera sp. T31B1:
- a CDS encoding NAD-glutamate dehydrogenase, which translates to MRSTATRVADVRARASASTASDSGDLLLDFVDACFDGVSPEALAPRSPAALFAAVRDLFELVGRPRRRGEVHVATQSLDGSEGRCDTALLTVADDMAFLVDTVSMAVRDTGAEIDWMMHPVVRVTRDGDGRVVAVRSSAETTDHGDEESLIRLEFAAAAGTDMDALIARVQSNLRDLARVVADWQPMRRQLQRVVAELDVVPTGVDADECAETQAFLRWLADDHFTLMGYRCRQIVEGQGEHDEDIMTDVPGTSLGLLREDRPDVDPDGYVAPAAALDKYTQSARVLVVAKANMKAWIHHAETMDVIAIKRLDDIGNVIGAHRFLGLFSGEAYAMSPRQIPLLRRKVRDVMARSALRPRSHSAKSLRYILETFPRDELFQSSEDELYNTVMGVLGLRETERLRLFMRRDRYDRFYSCLVYMPRERYTLELRERIRTELEHRLDGQTHESDAQFLRGELVRVYYQIAIESGHGETLDTPTLEAELIAVTRAWPERFAAAAEAAGMLMPAYGRAFDTGYRERFSADEAVADAQILAALDDEARPELRVVAAVDHEVGLKLYGSNDEMPLSSVLPILENFGLSVHTQRPYAVSRPGRAPQWIHEFEADHPHGQRLAAGDEAAERMAGAIGEAFADIVAGRAEDDSLNRLIIAAGFTPRQIVLVRTIARYLVQTDLPYSPAYIETQLTQHADLVSHLVGLFEQRFDPAGASADGSGHEDMHRQAEIDAALDAVASLDADRVLRAFYGVVLAALRTNYYQHDAAGARKSYVSIKLDSARMPELPEPRPMFEAFVYAPEVEGVHLRGGKVARGGLRWSDRREDFRTEVLGLMKAQMVKNAVIVPVGAKGGFVVKNARTDDTREMRQARGIACYKTFIRGLLDVTDNRVGEAIEHPPEVVRFDDDDPYLVVAADKGTATFSDIANGLSADYGFWLDDAFASGGSAGYDHKVMGITARGAWEGVKRHFREMGHDIQREPFTVVAIGDMAGDVFGNGMLASEQIRLVAAFNHLHIFIDPDPDPAISFAERKRLFEAPRSAWTDYDESLISAGGGVYERSAKVIELSAQARAALGIQASRLAPNALIHELLRAPVDLLWNGGIGTYVKARAESNAQVGDRANDGLRIDGRELRARVVGEGGNLGLTQAGRIEYALAGGRLNTDAIDNSGGVDSSDLEVNIKIALGTVEADGRLEREARNTLLAEMTPGVIELVLRTNYLQTQQISLMEADGLARFDEQISFMRTLERDGRLDRRLERLPDDETIEERVRNRQGLTRPELAVLISYSKIALADAVLASDLPDDPYLQGTLAEGFPRALAARFPDAVAGHRLKREIITTLVTNQMVDRLGIATAHRLPAGFGARMDSAVGAYVLADAWLGGEALFESIETLDNRIDTASQYAAHKIVIALLKHAMSWWLSTTHVEHDLGSLIDRYQPSAQRLFDELSEHLTGGYAERWNTDRDRWIAAGLETPLAERIASADTGGGIMDIVALADERGRDVGEVADIYFAVGDQLGVDWLQEAIHQLAADGRWAALARASLRGDSYRIHEQIVGQVLDTPGEQPLEAWRTEHERTLAFIGARTAELQAIDAPGHEHLTVAVRDMARLATARPTSLSGAA; encoded by the coding sequence ATGCGAAGCACCGCGACCCGAGTGGCAGACGTCCGCGCACGAGCCAGCGCATCCACGGCGAGCGACAGCGGCGACCTGTTGCTGGATTTTGTCGACGCTTGTTTCGACGGGGTCAGCCCGGAAGCACTGGCGCCGCGTTCGCCGGCGGCTCTGTTTGCGGCGGTGCGTGATCTGTTCGAACTGGTCGGCCGTCCGCGTCGCCGCGGCGAAGTGCATGTCGCGACCCAATCGCTGGACGGTAGCGAAGGCCGCTGCGATACCGCGCTGCTGACCGTCGCCGACGATATGGCCTTTCTGGTCGATACGGTCAGCATGGCCGTGCGCGACACTGGCGCCGAGATCGACTGGATGATGCACCCGGTGGTACGCGTTACCCGCGATGGAGACGGCCGGGTGGTCGCCGTTCGCAGCTCGGCGGAGACCACCGACCACGGCGATGAGGAATCTCTGATCCGGCTCGAGTTCGCGGCCGCGGCCGGCACCGACATGGATGCGCTGATCGCACGCGTACAGTCGAACCTGCGCGATCTGGCGCGGGTGGTCGCCGACTGGCAGCCGATGCGACGCCAGTTGCAGCGCGTGGTCGCCGAACTGGACGTCGTGCCGACCGGGGTCGACGCGGACGAATGCGCCGAAACCCAGGCGTTTCTGCGGTGGCTGGCCGACGACCATTTCACGTTGATGGGCTATCGCTGTCGCCAGATCGTCGAAGGCCAGGGCGAGCACGACGAAGACATCATGACCGATGTTCCCGGAACCAGCCTGGGCCTGCTGCGCGAGGACCGGCCCGACGTCGATCCCGACGGCTATGTCGCCCCGGCGGCCGCACTGGATAAATACACCCAGTCGGCACGGGTGCTGGTCGTGGCCAAGGCCAACATGAAGGCCTGGATCCATCACGCCGAGACCATGGACGTGATCGCGATCAAGCGCCTCGACGACATCGGCAACGTCATCGGTGCGCATCGTTTTCTGGGCCTGTTCTCCGGCGAAGCCTATGCGATGAGTCCGCGCCAGATTCCGCTGCTGCGACGCAAGGTGCGCGACGTGATGGCGCGCTCGGCGCTGCGCCCGCGTTCGCATTCGGCCAAGAGCCTGCGCTATATCCTGGAAACCTTTCCGCGCGACGAGCTGTTCCAGTCGTCCGAGGACGAGCTCTACAACACCGTCATGGGCGTGCTGGGCCTGCGCGAGACCGAACGGCTGCGACTGTTCATGCGGCGCGACCGCTACGACCGGTTCTATTCCTGTCTGGTCTACATGCCGCGAGAGCGGTATACCCTCGAACTGCGCGAACGTATCCGCACGGAGCTGGAACACCGCCTCGATGGCCAGACACACGAATCGGATGCCCAGTTCCTGCGCGGCGAACTGGTTCGGGTCTATTACCAGATTGCGATCGAGTCGGGTCATGGTGAGACGCTCGATACCCCGACCCTGGAAGCCGAGCTGATCGCTGTCACCCGGGCCTGGCCGGAGCGCTTCGCGGCCGCGGCCGAGGCCGCCGGCATGCTCATGCCGGCCTACGGGCGCGCTTTCGATACCGGTTATCGGGAACGGTTCAGCGCCGACGAGGCGGTCGCCGACGCCCAGATCCTGGCTGCGCTGGATGACGAAGCGCGGCCGGAACTGCGGGTCGTCGCCGCCGTCGATCACGAAGTCGGCCTCAAGCTCTACGGCAGCAACGACGAGATGCCGCTGTCGAGTGTGCTCCCGATTCTCGAGAACTTCGGGCTGTCCGTACACACCCAGCGGCCCTATGCGGTCAGCCGCCCCGGGCGGGCCCCCCAGTGGATTCACGAATTCGAGGCCGACCACCCGCATGGCCAGCGTCTGGCGGCGGGCGACGAGGCAGCCGAACGAATGGCCGGTGCGATCGGCGAGGCGTTTGCCGATATCGTGGCCGGACGCGCGGAGGACGACAGCCTCAACCGTCTGATCATCGCTGCCGGTTTCACGCCCCGCCAGATCGTACTGGTCCGCACCATTGCCCGTTATCTCGTGCAGACCGATCTGCCGTATTCGCCGGCCTATATCGAAACCCAGCTCACCCAGCACGCCGATCTGGTCTCTCATCTGGTGGGCCTGTTCGAGCAGCGCTTCGATCCGGCGGGGGCGAGCGCGGACGGTAGCGGACACGAGGACATGCACCGCCAGGCCGAGATCGATGCCGCGCTGGACGCAGTGGCCAGTCTCGATGCCGATCGGGTGCTGCGCGCGTTCTATGGCGTTGTGCTGGCCGCGCTGCGAACCAACTACTACCAGCACGACGCCGCGGGCGCGCGGAAGTCCTATGTGAGCATCAAGCTGGATTCGGCGCGCATGCCCGAGCTGCCCGAGCCCCGGCCGATGTTCGAAGCGTTCGTCTATGCTCCCGAGGTGGAGGGCGTGCATCTGCGGGGCGGCAAGGTGGCCCGTGGCGGGCTGCGCTGGTCGGACCGGCGCGAGGACTTCCGTACCGAGGTACTGGGCCTGATGAAGGCGCAGATGGTCAAGAACGCGGTGATCGTCCCGGTCGGGGCGAAAGGCGGCTTCGTGGTCAAGAACGCCCGCACCGACGATACGCGCGAGATGCGCCAGGCCCGTGGCATCGCCTGTTACAAGACGTTCATTCGCGGTCTGCTGGATGTCACCGACAACCGTGTAGGCGAGGCGATCGAGCATCCACCCGAAGTGGTGCGCTTCGACGACGACGACCCCTATCTGGTGGTGGCGGCCGACAAGGGCACGGCCACCTTTTCGGATATCGCCAATGGCCTGTCCGCCGACTACGGTTTCTGGCTGGACGACGCCTTTGCATCCGGAGGTTCGGCCGGCTACGACCACAAGGTGATGGGCATCACTGCCCGCGGGGCCTGGGAAGGGGTCAAGCGCCATTTCCGCGAGATGGGCCACGATATTCAGCGCGAACCGTTCACTGTGGTCGCCATCGGTGACATGGCCGGCGACGTGTTCGGTAACGGCATGCTCGCCTCGGAGCAGATCCGTCTGGTGGCGGCGTTCAACCACCTGCATATCTTCATCGACCCGGATCCGGATCCGGCGATCAGTTTCGCCGAACGAAAACGGCTGTTCGAGGCGCCCCGTTCGGCTTGGACCGACTACGACGAGTCGCTGATCTCGGCCGGCGGCGGCGTCTACGAGCGCAGCGCGAAGGTCATCGAGCTGTCGGCCCAGGCGCGTGCAGCGCTGGGGATACAGGCGAGCCGTCTCGCGCCGAATGCGCTCATCCACGAATTGCTGCGGGCGCCGGTGGACCTGCTATGGAACGGCGGCATCGGCACCTATGTGAAGGCCCGCGCGGAATCCAACGCGCAGGTCGGCGATCGCGCCAACGACGGCCTGCGTATCGACGGGCGCGAACTGCGCGCCCGAGTGGTCGGCGAAGGCGGAAATCTGGGCCTGACTCAGGCCGGACGTATCGAGTACGCGTTGGCCGGCGGGCGTCTCAACACCGATGCCATCGACAACTCGGGCGGCGTGGACTCGTCGGATCTTGAGGTCAATATCAAGATCGCCCTGGGTACCGTCGAAGCCGACGGCCGGCTGGAGCGCGAAGCACGCAACACCCTGCTCGCCGAGATGACGCCGGGGGTGATCGAACTGGTGCTGCGCACCAACTATCTGCAGACCCAGCAGATCAGCCTCATGGAGGCCGACGGCCTGGCGCGTTTCGATGAACAGATCAGCTTCATGCGGACGCTGGAACGCGACGGACGCCTGGACCGGCGGCTGGAGCGACTCCCCGACGACGAGACCATCGAAGAGCGGGTGCGTAATCGCCAGGGGCTGACACGTCCGGAGCTGGCAGTACTGATTTCCTATAGCAAGATTGCGCTGGCCGATGCGGTGCTCGCCAGCGATCTGCCGGACGATCCCTATCTGCAGGGCACATTGGCCGAGGGTTTCCCCCGGGCGTTGGCTGCGCGGTTTCCCGATGCGGTGGCCGGGCATCGCCTCAAGCGCGAGATCATCACCACGCTGGTGACCAACCAGATGGTGGACCGACTCGGTATCGCCACCGCACACCGGCTGCCGGCCGGTTTTGGCGCGCGCATGGATTCCGCCGTCGGTGCCTACGTGCTCGCCGACGCCTGGTTGGGTGGCGAGGCCCTGTTCGAGTCGATCGAGACGCTCGACAACCGTATCGATACCGCATCCCAGTACGCCGCCCACAAGATCGTCATCGCGCTGCTCAAGCATGCGATGAGCTGGTGGTTGAGCACCACCCATGTCGAGCATGATCTGGGCAGCCTGATCGATCGCTATCAGCCGAGTGCGCAACGCCTGTTCGACGAACTGTCCGAACACCTCACCGGCGGCTATGCCGAGCGCTGGAACACCGACCGCGATCGGTGGATCGCGGCCGGGCTGGAAACACCGCTGGCCGAGCGCATCGCCAGCGCCGATACCGGCGGCGGCATCATGGACATCGTCGCGCTGGCCGACGAACGCGGGCGCGATGTCGGCGAGGTGGCCGATATCTATTTTGCGGTCGGTGACCAACTGGGCGTGGACTGGCTGCAGGAGGCCATTCATCAGCTGGCCGCGGACGGGCGCTGGGCGGCACTGGCCCGGGCGAGCCTGCGCGGTGACAGTTACCGGATTCACGAACAGATCGTCGGCCAGGTGCTGGACACCCCCGGCGAACAGCCGCTGGAAGCCTGGCGCACCGAGCACGAGCGCACGTTGGCCTTCATCGGCGCACGCACCGCCGAACTGCAGGCGATCGACGCGCCGGGCCACGAACACCTGACCGTCGCGGTACGGGACATGGCGCGCCTCGCCACAGCCCGTCCCACCAGTCTGAGTGGCGCGGCCTGA
- a CDS encoding AraC family transcriptional regulator, with protein sequence MSERSGLPATAAIHATVAVSMLRALLAYLVERGHARETLIRSARLDAADLNYPGRRIDGRCFIDLMRYGIELTGNPLLGLEFGMAADTSRWGTLGRLLRQCDTLGQALAYQRRYAHLVNAIGEGRLAIHDGDCALVWQSRITRMPALAEEALAAWVHFARWAGGRAEAPLAVYLAHRPQGDPAVYRAFFGCEVAFEQADSAIVFDPALLSRPFACREANAETTAGLHGRIERDDADDRARTLVATLDDWLALHLEPGVPDLATAAASMGLGGRQLQQHLHAAGTHYRARIAAVRRRQAERYLSQPGLSVGDIAIRLGFSEQSAFQRAFQRWYGITPLRWRRQQGPNATLRSERLP encoded by the coding sequence ATGAGCGAGCGGAGCGGTCTTCCGGCCACTGCGGCTATTCATGCGACCGTGGCCGTATCCATGCTCCGGGCGTTGCTGGCCTATCTCGTAGAGCGAGGGCATGCGCGCGAGACGCTGATTCGCTCCGCCCGGCTGGATGCAGCGGATCTGAACTACCCCGGACGACGGATCGACGGGCGATGCTTCATCGACCTGATGCGATACGGAATCGAACTCACCGGCAACCCGCTGCTCGGCCTGGAATTCGGCATGGCCGCCGATACCTCGCGCTGGGGCACGTTGGGGCGGCTGCTGCGCCAATGCGATACGCTCGGGCAGGCGCTGGCCTATCAACGTCGCTATGCGCACCTGGTCAACGCCATCGGCGAGGGCCGGCTGGCAATACACGACGGCGACTGCGCACTGGTCTGGCAGAGCCGCATCACCCGCATGCCGGCACTGGCCGAGGAGGCTCTGGCGGCATGGGTCCATTTCGCTCGCTGGGCCGGCGGGCGCGCCGAGGCGCCCCTGGCGGTATATCTGGCTCATCGGCCACAGGGCGATCCGGCCGTCTATCGCGCATTCTTCGGCTGTGAGGTCGCATTCGAACAGGCAGACAGTGCCATCGTATTCGACCCTGCCCTGCTGAGCCGACCGTTCGCCTGCCGTGAAGCCAACGCCGAGACGACCGCGGGACTGCACGGTCGTATCGAACGCGACGACGCCGATGATCGCGCGCGGACGCTGGTCGCCACGCTCGATGACTGGCTCGCCCTGCACCTCGAGCCTGGCGTACCGGATCTTGCAACGGCGGCCGCGTCGATGGGTCTGGGCGGACGGCAGCTTCAGCAGCATCTGCATGCAGCCGGCACGCATTATCGCGCGCGGATCGCGGCTGTACGTCGTCGCCAGGCCGAGCGTTACCTGAGCCAGCCGGGACTGTCGGTCGGCGATATCGCGATCCGGCTCGGCTTCTCCGAGCAGAGTGCGTTCCAGCGCGCGTTCCAGCGCTGGTACGGCATCACGCCCCTGCGCTGGCGCCGACAACAGGGCCCGAACGCCACCCTGCGATCAGAGCGCCTGCCATAG
- a CDS encoding FAD-binding oxidoreductase — MRRWNGWGDDTFEKPLPETARRFLAERLGHADSPADASWDSACAQVGPSRLAAETLLDTEAAIRLRHAHGQSFADWAALRHGHVGPFPDAVARPADHAATRAVIDRARALGAVIIPYGGGTSVVGHLAVVDDGRPVISVDMSRQARLLDLDPVDRIAHLGAGAPGPVLEAQLRAHGFVLGHYPQSFDYSTLGGWIVTRSAGQQSRRYGRIEQMLHGARVAGAAEDLDIGHQVASAAGPDLRQLLLGSEGRLGIVTEAAMHIHPVPAFEAFHTVFFDDWTQARSAARAIAQAGVEVSMLRVSDAEETDTQLRIAGHDSAIAWLRRYLGWRGIGDAPCMMMIGVSGARGPAWSARRRALALTRAAGGVHVGTRMGSIWAANRFAGAYLRNTLWEAGYAADTMETAVPWSHTDTAHRAMVQAAHTALNAYGERALAFVHLSHVYAAGSSLYMTVIWRRSPDYETDIGRWRSLKAAVSRAIVDVGGTISHQHGVGRDHAPYLRAEKRQAGLDLLSAACRALDPQGMMNPHKLIEPSRAASEAGEDVD; from the coding sequence ATGCGGCGTTGGAATGGATGGGGCGACGATACCTTCGAAAAGCCCTTGCCCGAGACGGCCCGACGGTTTCTGGCCGAGCGCCTGGGCCATGCCGATTCACCGGCCGATGCGAGCTGGGACAGCGCCTGTGCCCAGGTGGGGCCGTCCCGACTAGCCGCCGAGACGCTGCTGGATACCGAGGCCGCGATCCGTTTGCGGCATGCCCACGGGCAGAGCTTCGCGGATTGGGCGGCGTTGCGGCACGGCCATGTCGGCCCTTTCCCCGATGCCGTGGCCCGGCCGGCAGACCATGCCGCGACGCGCGCAGTCATCGACCGCGCGCGTGCGCTGGGCGCGGTGATCATTCCCTATGGAGGCGGCACCAGCGTGGTGGGACACCTGGCCGTGGTGGACGACGGGCGGCCGGTGATCAGCGTCGATATGTCACGCCAGGCTCGGTTGCTCGACCTGGATCCGGTCGATCGAATCGCGCATCTTGGTGCCGGCGCGCCCGGGCCGGTACTGGAGGCACAATTGCGTGCCCATGGTTTCGTGCTCGGCCATTATCCGCAGTCATTCGACTATTCCACCCTCGGCGGCTGGATCGTGACCCGCTCAGCCGGGCAGCAGTCACGCCGCTACGGACGAATCGAGCAGATGCTGCACGGCGCACGCGTGGCCGGCGCAGCCGAGGATCTCGATATCGGCCACCAGGTGGCGTCGGCGGCCGGGCCGGACCTGCGCCAACTGCTGCTGGGCTCGGAAGGTCGCCTGGGGATCGTGACCGAAGCGGCCATGCATATCCACCCGGTGCCCGCCTTCGAAGCCTTTCATACCGTGTTCTTCGACGACTGGACGCAGGCGCGTTCGGCCGCGCGTGCCATCGCGCAGGCCGGCGTGGAGGTCTCCATGCTGAGGGTGTCCGATGCCGAGGAGACCGATACCCAGCTGAGAATCGCCGGTCACGATTCGGCCATTGCCTGGCTGCGACGCTATCTCGGCTGGCGTGGAATCGGCGATGCGCCCTGCATGATGATGATCGGCGTCAGCGGCGCACGCGGCCCGGCGTGGTCCGCGCGCCGTCGGGCGCTGGCGCTGACCCGGGCGGCCGGCGGTGTGCACGTGGGAACACGTATGGGCAGCATCTGGGCGGCCAACCGGTTTGCCGGCGCCTATCTGCGCAACACGCTCTGGGAGGCCGGATATGCAGCCGACACCATGGAAACCGCGGTGCCTTGGTCGCATACGGATACCGCGCACCGGGCCATGGTCCAGGCCGCCCATACCGCACTGAACGCGTACGGCGAACGAGCACTGGCCTTCGTGCATCTTTCGCATGTCTATGCCGCTGGCAGCAGCCTTTACATGACCGTGATCTGGCGGCGAAGCCCCGATTATGAAACCGATATCGGCCGCTGGCGCAGCCTCAAGGCGGCGGTGAGCCGGGCGATCGTGGACGTGGGCGGCACCATCAGCCATCAGCACGGCGTGGGTCGGGATCATGCCCCCTACCTGCGTGCCGAAAAGCGGCAAGCCGGACTGGACCTGCTCAGTGCGGCCTGTCGTGCCCTGGATCCCCAGGGCATGATGAATCCGCACAAGCTGATCGAACCCTCTCGGGCCGCGTCGGAGGCGGGCGAAGATGTGGACTGA
- a CDS encoding glycerol-3-phosphate dehydrogenase/oxidase yields MWTDGWRVAFEAACGATADVLVIGGGITGAGIALEAARAGARVVLVEQNDFASGTSSWSSKLVHGGLRYLAGGHWQLTRESVRERQRLMHDLPGLVTPVDFILPVYAGDRPGRIALRAALSAYDAMAGHRHSHHLNRHALGSAVPYLRPDRLTGGFCYRDAITDDVRLTLRVLAEARSFAAATANYVAAESLIVADREVVGARLHDRIRDRRFEIRASCVVNATGPWSDRLRDEVAGAPRLRPLRGSHFVFPFDVLPVARAVTLFHPADRRPVFALPWQGATVFGTTDLDHEASMDQAPYMSESESDYLIVAARHYFPALDLSAACAVSRFAGVRPVIRGEPGASASDESRESAIDVEAGLVSVTGGKLTTFRVTAHQALVPIGDRLGRRLHVDRRAPIFHHRVLGRGTDAARAHRYGPAYARMPAAANDERTVAATGYCMRELRFALSHEAVEHLDDLLLRRTRIGLIARRGGIEALPELAGLCQEALGWDRPRWEREVERYRAHWQAVHAPV; encoded by the coding sequence ATGTGGACTGACGGTTGGCGTGTGGCGTTCGAGGCCGCCTGTGGCGCGACGGCTGATGTGCTGGTCATCGGCGGCGGCATCACGGGAGCCGGTATCGCGCTGGAGGCCGCTCGTGCGGGAGCGCGAGTCGTGCTCGTCGAGCAGAACGACTTCGCCTCGGGCACGTCGAGCTGGTCGTCCAAACTGGTCCATGGCGGGCTGCGTTATCTGGCCGGTGGCCACTGGCAACTGACCCGCGAATCGGTACGCGAGCGCCAGCGTCTGATGCACGACCTACCCGGTCTGGTCACGCCGGTGGATTTCATCCTGCCGGTGTATGCCGGCGACCGGCCGGGTCGGATCGCTCTCCGTGCGGCGCTGAGTGCCTACGACGCCATGGCCGGCCATCGGCATTCGCATCATTTGAATCGGCACGCATTGGGCAGCGCCGTCCCGTATCTGCGCCCCGATCGGCTGACCGGGGGTTTCTGTTATCGCGATGCCATCACCGACGACGTGCGGCTGACCCTGCGGGTGCTGGCCGAGGCGCGAAGCTTCGCCGCTGCAACCGCGAACTACGTGGCGGCCGAATCCCTGATCGTTGCCGACAGGGAGGTGGTGGGCGCGCGCCTGCACGACCGCATCCGTGATCGGCGTTTCGAGATCCGCGCGTCGTGCGTGGTCAACGCCACCGGACCCTGGAGCGACCGTCTGCGCGATGAGGTCGCCGGTGCACCGCGACTGCGGCCCTTGCGCGGATCGCATTTCGTATTCCCGTTCGATGTTCTGCCCGTCGCGCGAGCGGTCACCCTGTTTCACCCGGCCGATCGCCGGCCAGTGTTCGCCCTGCCTTGGCAGGGCGCCACCGTGTTCGGAACCACCGATCTGGATCACGAGGCATCCATGGATCAGGCGCCGTACATGAGCGAGTCGGAGTCGGACTATCTCATCGTAGCAGCGCGCCATTATTTCCCCGCACTGGATCTGAGCGCGGCGTGCGCGGTGTCGCGTTTTGCCGGCGTTCGTCCCGTGATCCGCGGCGAGCCTGGTGCGTCGGCGTCCGACGAGTCACGCGAATCGGCGATCGACGTGGAAGCGGGCCTGGTCAGCGTGACCGGCGGCAAGCTGACCACGTTCCGGGTCACCGCCCACCAGGCGCTCGTACCGATCGGCGACCGTCTCGGCCGGCGGCTGCATGTCGATCGCCGCGCGCCGATCTTCCATCACCGCGTGCTGGGCCGCGGTACGGACGCGGCGCGTGCGCATCGCTACGGCCCGGCCTATGCACGCATGCCCGCCGCCGCGAACGATGAGCGAACCGTGGCAGCGACCGGTTATTGCATGCGGGAACTGCGTTTCGCGCTAAGTCATGAAGCGGTAGAGCATCTGGACGATCTGCTGCTGCGGCGGACTCGTATCGGGCTGATTGCCCGCCGGGGCGGGATCGAGGCCTTACCCGAGCTGGCCGGGCTCTGCCAGGAGGCGCTCGGCTGGGACAGGCCACGCTGGGAACGCGAGGTCGAGCGCTACCGCGCGCACTGGCAGGCTGTGCACGCACCAGTATGA
- a CDS encoding FGGY-family carbohydrate kinase: MNRDRILVFDIGTQSVRALVFDRFGQLCATSQLALDPPYQTRQAGWAELAPERIWQTMIEACHGLWRADPALSARIAGLALTAQRATSVFVDAHGQLLGPAISWLDQRRADVIPTLGWPVRAFARLVGAARVIEDFQRAAPANWLVAHEPAIHARIAHAPLLSGYLVYRLIGAWRDSTSAQVGYIPFDYKRRRWARAGDWKWRAIALRAEQMPALVEPGRPLGRLSPAAAQALGLGAGLTLFAAGADKACEVLGAGALSPETACVSLGTTATINTCRPDYREVTRLVPAYPAAVPGAYTDEIQIYRGFWLVSWFKQEFAADTQRTAGREGRAVEALLDEAIAGVAPGSDGLIVLPTWAPGVREPGPEARGAMIGFTDVHTRAHVYRAILEGLAYGLRGGRERIEARTHVPITRLRVAGGGSQSDQAMQILADVFGLRAERSHTHETSGLGAAINAAVGLGWYADHGQAVRAMVHDGACFAPDPVARGHYQRLYDEVYRRLYADLKPSLVRLARVMAAVPAGPA, translated from the coding sequence ATGAACCGCGACCGCATACTCGTGTTCGATATCGGCACCCAGAGCGTGCGCGCACTGGTGTTCGACCGGTTCGGCCAACTATGCGCAACATCCCAGCTGGCGCTGGATCCGCCGTATCAGACACGCCAGGCCGGTTGGGCGGAACTCGCGCCGGAGCGAATCTGGCAGACGATGATCGAGGCCTGCCACGGCCTCTGGCGCGCCGATCCAGCGCTGTCGGCGCGCATCGCGGGCCTGGCGCTGACCGCCCAGCGGGCGACCAGCGTGTTTGTCGATGCACACGGCCAGCTCCTGGGCCCCGCCATTTCGTGGCTGGATCAGCGCCGGGCTGACGTCATTCCGACGCTGGGCTGGCCAGTACGCGCGTTCGCGCGCCTGGTCGGTGCGGCCCGAGTGATCGAGGACTTCCAGCGGGCCGCGCCGGCTAACTGGCTGGTCGCCCACGAGCCGGCGATCCATGCACGCATCGCACATGCGCCGCTGTTGTCAGGCTATCTGGTGTACCGGCTGATCGGCGCCTGGCGCGACAGCACCAGCGCCCAGGTCGGCTATATTCCCTTCGACTACAAGCGCCGGCGCTGGGCCCGCGCCGGCGACTGGAAATGGCGGGCGATCGCCTTGCGCGCCGAGCAGATGCCGGCCCTGGTCGAACCGGGAAGGCCGCTGGGGCGGCTGAGCCCGGCGGCTGCCCAAGCGCTTGGTCTGGGCGCCGGCCTGACCCTGTTCGCCGCCGGTGCCGACAAGGCCTGTGAGGTGCTGGGTGCCGGTGCCCTGTCGCCGGAGACCGCCTGCGTGTCGTTGGGCACCACGGCGACCATCAATACCTGTCGCCCCGACTATCGTGAAGTGACCCGACTCGTACCGGCCTACCCGGCGGCCGTGCCGGGCGCCTATACCGATGAGATCCAGATCTATCGCGGGTTCTGGCTGGTGTCGTGGTTCAAGCAGGAGTTCGCTGCCGATACACAGCGTACAGCCGGTCGCGAAGGGCGAGCGGTCGAAGCGCTGCTCGACGAAGCGATCGCCGGGGTGGCGCCGGGCTCAGACGGCTTGATCGTGCTGCCGACCTGGGCGCCGGGCGTGCGCGAGCCCGGCCCGGAAGCGCGCGGGGCGATGATCGGCTTTACCGACGTGCATACGCGTGCCCATGTGTATCGGGCGATCCTGGAGGGCCTGGCCTACGGGCTACGGGGCGGGCGTGAGCGTATCGAGGCCCGTACGCACGTGCCGATCACGCGCCTGCGGGTGGCAGGCGGCGGTTCGCAGTCCGATCAGGCGATGCAGATACTCGCCGACGTGTTCGGCCTGCGCGCCGAGCGCAGCCATACCCATGAGACCAGCGGACTGGGTGCGGCCATCAATGCTGCGGTGGGGCTGGGGTGGTATGCCGATCATGGCCAGGCGGTGCGCGCGATGGTGCACGACGGCGCCTGTTTCGCCCCGGATCCGGTAGCGCGAGGCCATTACCAGCGCCTGTACGATGAGGTCTATCGCAGGCTCTACGCCGATCTCAAGCCGTCACTGGTCCGCCTGGCGCGTGTGATGGCCGCCGTGCCAGCTGGTCCTGCGTAG